In the Polyodon spathula isolate WHYD16114869_AA chromosome 44, ASM1765450v1, whole genome shotgun sequence genome, TTTGACGTGGCGTCTCCAGCTGAAGTTGTGTATCGGAATGAGCAATGGGAGAAGTGTCCCGTAGACCAGAGCTCCCTGCTTCCTGCCGGCCCGCTGTATGATATAAACTGTCCAAGCGCAGCTCTGGAGCACCTTTCCTTCCCACATTCAGAGTGCTCGTCTGGTCAGTGAGAACTTGAAATTGATGAAACTCAAGTTAACAATTTGTTATATTTCCAGTCCCTGAACTCAAAAACACGAGCGGGGCTCCTCGAACAAGCACGAGAACAAGCAGACACGTGTCTTAAGCAGACACAAAAGTGCAGTCCTGTTGGTGACTGAAACTGTAGCACATTGCACTGCAGACGAGAAAGAAACCCTACATTCACTGGTATATTAGTTTAAGAAATCCTGCATTATGTTTTAGAACCAGCAGTCAAAAGAGTTCACTTTAGTGGCATCTTTAGTTTTGTTCTTCTCGGTTTAAATTGTAACTCCTGTCATCTTCTTTTTATTTCCAGAAGATCGAAATCACTTAATGGTGGCACACTACAAGAATGGCAATGTTGAGATGATTAAACCAAGAGAAGTGACAGAAACTCACATCAAAATAAAAGTCGCAGAAATGTCTCTCTTTGGTCTCGTGAGAAGACTGCTCCActataaaagtaaaagtaaagcGCAGGTGCTTCTGTTTCTCAGGCAGCTGTCTGAGAGAAAGAAGCTGAATGTTTTCTTGCTCTCCTCAAATGTTGCTTTGGATGAAGTAAGTAAAAGACTGGAGAAGCTAAATATTTTCAACACTATTAAATGTAGTCATTCATTTTTCCACCAGCTCTTGCTATTCCAGGTttaatgaacacttttttttcaccCCTTCAAAGGTGCAAGAGAAGCAAAAAGACAGTATTTTCATTGAGACAAGTTCCCACTGTGTTGTATCGGAAGAGGAAAAGTACAGCGTTTCATGTGACCTGGAAAATGCTCATGTACAACCAGATGTAATCTAAGTGGAATCCATAAGCATTTTGACATTCCCACAGATGTAGTTCtgcaggttttgtttttactttgacgTGACGTGTGAGACACTGTGTTACCATTCCAGTGATATATGGATTGGTTATCATGGTTTTGCCCTGAGTGGGTTCTGTGTGGGATATGCAAAGAAAGCTTTCCCCATTATACAGTACTTTACAAAATTGAATGGTAAAGTGGAATTGAGCAAATCTCTACATGGTAGCTCATGGGTCCTCCAATAACAGCGAAAGCATTTGTCACAGGATATACACGTTTGCTTTCCTGATAGACCAAAACTGAACCTTATAAAagaattgctttttttcactcttgCAGACGTATGATTTTATAAGACACTACGGTCCCAACTTCCACCCAACATTTGAAATCTTTTTGGACAGTGACGTGAAGGTTCTGACTCTTAAAGTTTTCAATAGCACCAGAAGAGACGCTTCAGTGTGGTCTCGCAGAGTATGGCTTGATGGTAAGAGGGTTCATTTGTCATTAAGTGACCTAAAAATCTAACAGTCATTAAATTGCCAGCTTTTGATAATGCCATACTCAgtaataactattttaaataagTGAATCTTATCAAGTGgaatttctttgttttgcaacTGGAAATACAAACGTGGCAAACTTCAGTAATGCCGTTATAAATgtgagtgatttttttaaatgcaatgtcgATACACATCTACTCTAAACCAATGATTGGTAATCTTTTCAGCTCAAGTACCAGGGTTTCCAGCAAGGGCCATCGCATGTGGAATGCAGGGTATTGCTTGAGGGTAAGAGGGTTAATTTGTAATGCTTGGGTGTGGAATGCAGGTATTGCTTGAAGGTAAGAGGGTTCATTTGTAACGCTTCTGGTGTGGAATGCAGGGTATTGCTTGAGGGTAAGAGGGTTCATTTGTAATTGCTTCGGTGTGGAATGCAGGGTATTGCTTGAGGGTAAGAGGGTTCATTTGTAACGCTTGGGTGTGGAATGCAGGGTATTGCTTGAAGGTAAGAGGGTTCATTTGTAATGCTTGGGTGTGGAATGCAGGGTATTGCTTGAAGGTAAGAGGGTTCATTTGTAACGCTTCGGTGTGGAATGCAGGGTATTGCTTGAAGGTAAGAGGGTTCATTTGTAATGCTTGGGTGTGGAATGCAGGGTATTGCTTGAAGGTAAGAGGGTTCATTTGTAACGCAGTACTGTGGAATGCAGGGTattgcttctttggctgaagagatactATCAGCACATCATCTAGCTGGGGAACCTGCTGTGCAATGAAATCGCCCTTAAACTCCTGATGGGAAACAATGCAGCTGAATCTGTTATATCTGGGATGCAAGATGCAACAGACGAAAGCAATCGGTTTGCATTGGCTCACAACGCtgggttattggagttcacaaagataaCTTTTCAGCTTGGCACGGTGACCGCttcgctttcttttgtgtttaattgttgaaTTTTTTGTTCCATTACAGTCCTTCAttaattatttcctttattttaagtttacaaGGCATGTTGTTAATGCatgtgtgcaacacacaaacctggagtttacttttcttaaattCAACTGCTCATTCGAAGCAAtttttttacacagcagttacCTCTTGGTCACTATCATAACTGTTGCACGAAACTGGGGCTcctgtattctgctggtgttaatatggCACCTCTCTGCACTTAGAGGCGTTTGTATTTGATCGCATGGACAAGCAGCAGCGAACCCATGTTGGTATTCGTCTATTCATGACTGAtggtcaaaaaacaaaaatgttgagtACAAAAGCTTGAAACTTGACCTAATCAGGACAGACCTTTTAGTTTGTTTGCTGGTTTTGTTGATACCAGTAGTATCCAGCCACGAGGAGTGACGAGGCGCTGTTAGAAGAGCACCAATTAAAATGCAGAATAGATCGTTTTATTCCGCCACCTTCGTTCTGCACGTTGGATTAAAAAGAAGTCTCTGTTAATCGGCTCGTTTCGCTTTTTAATAAAACGTATTTAAAGGCAGGTACGTTCatcacgaaaaaaacaaaaaacaaactctagATATATGTTAAATACCGATATTACATTGAAATAAAGACAATACATCAATCAAAACAGCTGCCTATGCCTGCCACTCAGGAAAGGAGAGAAGCGAGGGCTACAGAGACTTAAATAAATAGACACAATTTAGCACATGATGTCAAGCTGCACGGTGTCTCAGGTGAgaggttgaaggctctgcgttgctgtattctcagtgtgattaatgatggcttgttgcgtctcaggttgaaggctctgcgttgctgtattctcagtgtgattaatgatggcttgttgcgtctcaggttgaaggctctgcgttgctgtattctcagtgtgattaatgatggcttgttgcgtctcaggttgaaggctctgcgttgctgtattctcagtgtgattaatgatggcttgttgcgtctcaggttgaaggctctgcgttgctgtattctcagtgtgattaatgatggcttgttgcgtcccaggttgaaggctctgcgttgctgtattctcagtgtgattaatgatggcttgttgcgtctcaggttgaaggctctgcgttgctgtattctcagtgtgattaatgatggcttgttgcgtctcaggttgaaggctctgcgttgctgtattctcagtgtgattaatgatggcttgtcgcgtctcaggttgaaggctctgcgttgctgtattctcagtgtgat is a window encoding:
- the LOC121305645 gene encoding uncharacterized protein LOC121305645, whose product is MTRCVDNFDPQDTPQVIGILCLKKAKTISVKLLKMRFSFKKEGEYQCEITALIFDVASPAEVVYRNEQWEKCPVDQSSLLPAGPLYDINCPSAALEHLSFPHSECSSEDRNHLMVAHYKNGNVEMIKPREVTETHIKIKVAEMSLFGLVRRLLHYKSKSKAQVLLFLRQLSERKKLNVFLLSSNVALDEVQEKQKDSIFIETSSHCVVSEEEKYSVSCDLENAHTYDFIRHYGPNFHPTFEIFLDSDVKVLTLKVFNSTRRDASVWSRRVWLDAQVPGFPARAIACGMQGIA